From a single Ammospiza nelsoni isolate bAmmNel1 chromosome 11, bAmmNel1.pri, whole genome shotgun sequence genomic region:
- the TNNC1 gene encoding troponin C, slow skeletal and cardiac muscles: MDDIYKAAVEQLTEEQKNEFKAAFDIFVLGAEDGCISTKELGKVMRMLGQNPTPEELQEMIDEVDEDGSGTVDFDEFLVMMVRCMKDDSKGKTEEELSDLFRMFDKNADGYIDLEELKIMLQATGETITEDDIEELMKDGDKNNDGRIDYDEFLEFMKGVE; the protein is encoded by the exons atggATGACATCTACAAGGCAGCG GTTGAGCAGCTGACAGAAGAGCAAAAAAATG AGTTCAAGGCTGCCTTTGACATCTTCGTGCTGGGGGCAGAGGATGGCTGCATCAGCAccaaggagctggggaaggtgaTGAGGATGCTGGGGCAGAACCCCactcctgaggagctgcaggagatgaTAGATGAGGTGGATGAAGATG GCAGCGGCACCGTGGACTTCGATGAGTTCCTGGTGATGATGGTGCGGTGTATGAAAGATGACAGCAAAGGCAAAACCGAGGAGGAGCTCTCAGACCTCTTCAGGATGTTTGATAA AAACGCTGATGGCTACATCGACCTCGAGGAGCTGAAGATCATGCTGCAGGCAACAGGAGAGACCATCACCGAGGATGACATAGAGGAACTGATGAAAGATGGGGATAAAAACAACGATGGCAGGATTGACTATGATG AGTTCCTGGAGTTTATGAAGGGGGTTGAATAA